The following proteins are encoded in a genomic region of Flammeovirga pectinis:
- a CDS encoding TIGR01212 family radical SAM protein (This family includes YhcC from E. coli K-12, an uncharacterized radical SAM protein.) yields MNFNSRRYFPYSQQLKDKYGGRIQKVSIHAEFTCPNRDGSLGFGGCTFCNNDSFVPNYLHDGMLSITKQIDHGMEFLPGRYHNAKAFVGYFQAYSNTYGTLDYLKEIYSEALKHPKIDGLVIGTRPDCLSDEQLDYLEELSKEYLIFIEFGIESCYNTTLDRVNRGHSFEDSVEAIQKVVDRGISVAGHMLFGLPGETRTETLAQAKIISELPIDSVKFHQLQIVKGTIMAKQFKDDPSQFPLFQPEEYVDFMVDFLELLRPDIAVQRFSSDTPENLRIAPNWGIRPNQIQLMIEKRLKERDTYQGRLYKEA; encoded by the coding sequence ATGAATTTCAACTCAAGAAGATATTTCCCGTATTCTCAGCAATTAAAAGACAAGTACGGCGGGCGTATTCAGAAAGTCTCTATACATGCAGAATTTACCTGCCCCAATAGAGATGGTTCATTAGGTTTTGGAGGCTGTACTTTTTGTAATAATGATAGCTTTGTACCTAATTATCTTCATGATGGCATGTTGAGTATTACAAAGCAGATTGATCATGGAATGGAATTCTTACCTGGCAGATACCATAATGCTAAAGCATTTGTTGGCTATTTCCAGGCTTATTCTAATACCTACGGAACTCTTGATTATCTTAAAGAAATTTATTCAGAAGCATTAAAGCACCCTAAAATTGATGGTTTAGTAATTGGCACTCGTCCAGATTGTCTTTCTGATGAGCAATTAGATTACCTAGAAGAGTTATCTAAAGAGTATCTAATTTTTATTGAATTTGGTATTGAATCTTGCTACAATACAACCCTAGATAGAGTAAATAGAGGACATAGTTTTGAGGATTCTGTAGAGGCTATTCAGAAAGTTGTAGATAGAGGAATTTCTGTGGCAGGGCACATGTTATTTGGATTACCCGGTGAAACGAGGACTGAAACACTTGCTCAAGCAAAAATCATATCAGAATTACCTATTGATTCCGTAAAGTTTCATCAATTACAAATTGTTAAAGGCACTATTATGGCTAAACAATTTAAAGATGATCCTTCTCAGTTCCCTCTTTTTCAACCAGAAGAATATGTAGACTTTATGGTTGACTTTTTAGAGTTATTACGCCCTGATATTGCTGTACAACGTTTTAGTAGTGATACACCAGAAAACCTAAGAATTGCACCTAACTGGGGCATTAGACCTAATCAGATTCAGTTAATGATTGAAAAACGATTAAAAGAAAGAGATACCTACCAAGGACGCTTGTATAAAGAGGCATAA
- a CDS encoding DnaJ C-terminal domain-containing protein, producing MAYIDYYKVLDVDKSASQADIKKAYRKLARKYHPDKNPDNDAASQKFQQINEANEVLSDPENRKKYDKYGKDWEHADQFEQQGYGGGRGGFGGGQGFGGFGGGGGFGGGFSQDDGDFSDFFNSMFGGGHSAPRPRKGGDFNVNITLDIRDAHETQKKTYKINGKNIRVTVPAGIADGQSIKVKGHGKEGSNGGPSGDLLMTFNISNSTDFERKGNDLLKTVDIELYNAILGGEITVDTFNGKVKLKVKPGTQNGTKVKLRGKGFPIYKAEGKFGDLYFTYNIKIPITLSDKEKSLFEDLKGLQEESDD from the coding sequence ATGGCATATATAGATTATTATAAAGTATTAGATGTAGATAAAAGTGCTTCACAAGCAGATATTAAAAAAGCATATAGAAAATTAGCTCGTAAATATCATCCTGATAAAAACCCTGATAATGATGCTGCGAGTCAGAAATTCCAGCAAATTAATGAGGCCAACGAGGTGCTTAGTGATCCTGAAAATAGGAAGAAATACGATAAATACGGCAAAGATTGGGAACACGCAGACCAATTTGAGCAACAAGGCTACGGTGGTGGCCGCGGTGGCTTTGGCGGTGGTCAAGGTTTCGGTGGCTTTGGTGGCGGCGGAGGTTTTGGAGGTGGCTTCTCACAAGATGATGGCGACTTTTCTGACTTCTTTAACTCAATGTTTGGTGGTGGTCATTCTGCTCCTAGACCTAGAAAAGGTGGAGATTTTAATGTAAACATTACTCTAGATATTAGAGACGCTCACGAAACGCAGAAGAAAACATATAAAATTAACGGGAAAAATATTCGTGTTACTGTACCTGCAGGTATTGCAGATGGCCAATCAATTAAAGTAAAAGGCCATGGTAAAGAAGGTAGTAATGGAGGCCCAAGTGGTGACTTATTAATGACTTTCAATATTAGCAATTCTACAGACTTTGAGCGTAAAGGAAACGACTTGCTCAAAACAGTAGATATTGAACTTTATAATGCAATATTAGGCGGTGAAATCACTGTGGATACTTTTAACGGTAAAGTAAAATTAAAAGTAAAACCAGGTACTCAAAACGGTACTAAAGTTAAGTTAAGAGGTAAAGGCTTCCCTATTTATAAAGCAGAAGGTAAATTTGGTGATTTATATTTCACTTATAATATAAAAATACCGATAACACTTTCAGATAAAGAAAAATCACTCTTCGAAGATTTAAAAGGTCTTCAAGAAGAAAGCGATGATTAA
- a CDS encoding bestrophin family protein produces MYTNRTLSLKVFLEKSSKSFLILSIYASLAVVAYEYLGIRWVKLPWTVLTVVGTAVAFYVGFKNNAAYERTWEARKIWEGIVSNSRTWALITRDYITDIFVLDEQEEITQQEIDIIVKRLVFRQIGWAYRLRRQLWKAKTWEHSQPMTVSLRKHLGDAFANYSEEEELNNFIDNSEVEELIPSKNICTQIISNQSKEVLELRRRNLIDDFRHVEFQHILQEFYTLQGKCERIKDFPLPRQYANTSSLLTYIMVLLLPYGMVAQFSELGEGMVWLTIPFTALIGGIYLLMEIVGDYAENPFEGLSFDTPMTSLCNKIDIELKQLIGEKDVPEVVKPHHNILL; encoded by the coding sequence ATGTATACCAATAGAACATTAAGTTTAAAAGTCTTTTTAGAAAAGTCTAGCAAATCATTTTTAATTTTATCAATATATGCCTCGTTAGCAGTAGTAGCATACGAATATTTAGGTATAAGATGGGTGAAATTACCTTGGACTGTTTTAACGGTTGTGGGTACTGCTGTAGCTTTTTATGTTGGCTTTAAAAACAATGCGGCTTACGAACGTACATGGGAGGCGAGAAAAATATGGGAAGGGATTGTGTCTAACAGTAGAACATGGGCATTGATAACACGTGATTATATTACAGATATTTTTGTACTTGATGAGCAAGAAGAAATTACACAGCAAGAGATTGATATAATAGTTAAAAGGTTAGTTTTTAGACAAATTGGTTGGGCTTATAGATTAAGAAGACAGTTGTGGAAAGCTAAGACTTGGGAACACTCTCAACCAATGACCGTCTCTTTACGGAAACATTTGGGAGATGCATTTGCGAATTACTCCGAAGAAGAAGAATTAAATAATTTTATTGATAATAGCGAGGTAGAGGAACTTATTCCTTCTAAAAATATATGTACTCAAATAATAAGTAATCAATCTAAAGAGGTATTGGAATTAAGGAGACGCAATTTAATTGATGATTTTAGACATGTTGAATTCCAGCATATTTTACAAGAATTTTATACGCTTCAAGGAAAATGTGAAAGGATAAAGGATTTTCCATTGCCAAGGCAGTATGCGAATACATCATCTTTATTAACCTATATAATGGTCTTACTTTTACCGTATGGAATGGTGGCTCAATTTAGTGAGTTAGGAGAAGGTATGGTCTGGTTAACGATACCGTTTACAGCTTTAATTGGTGGGATTTATCTATTAATGGAAATAGTTGGAGATTATGCAGAAAACCCTTTCGAGGGGCTATCATTTGATACACCAATGACGAGTTTGTGCAATAAGATTGATATAGAATTAAAGCAACTAATTGGAGAAAAAGATGTACCTGAAGTAGTAAAACCTCATCATAATATTTTATTATAA
- a CDS encoding choice-of-anchor tandem repeat GloVer-containing protein: MKINYNHFKANHTRLIVLVLLVLCALTVEAQPYLINTNTQGGIQNSGGISIYNLSSPANTYPEFYDHGIALTGAPGEYSALVEASDGFIYGHTEEGGEFGLGIFYRIDPATEKIEQLFSFNYGDHHPVYNMVEYNNILWGIVRNKRKQEDIVFAVKLSEPTILNTLTNLRSINRVNRMGGGFHVVNNKLYATIFDGISGSNIAEGGILELDPNNAGATRVLCTNPYGYLYASGELSSRNYLGSDRLVVGCSGSPFGHGGFYEVDVATGVTREISVVKDKNFTGAKFSGVYRNSSGVFLSRSYEGGTSGLGTLVSVDPSSQTVAKEWSFRGTNGLPSGRLVSHSNYMIGMTEPGDFNANSGGVIYKFDRNSNYTELYQFDGAKYFYPSQNFIITSENGGTIWGTTSLGGASEEGVIFKFDIATQVMKVITSFGSDTGFIPETRITEGEDGKLLFSNRDGGVDNKGTIANFNPTTGEIGHLLSTKDFSLSAKQGVSGGPFKASNGKYYAIERTKATSYDILRDQYFYRDRLVTFNDELDSMIFISSLLRNRLYEVTEEATYNIIGKIIEIDGKLVFTYTNNIYTYDLATGGTALTSLVDLFDKRDVESNDIAWDWGFMFSSGVTKKDDDTYYYTTQGSGETHSSTGGTIIKLDVSQDPWVLTKEYTIDEMSGGDANKKSVTNLRAQSSGGIGVKGGMVILPGNNTDPDTLVGALGYNSPTTMGAIFAYPMGDNSNVVSTSHLIAQFPSVGFDYLSNTSSNDSTGGWFPVSDLTVYNNKIYGFTTGGSVGFYNNGVSDRGQEFKTDASAGTFWSIDRANANTFELLLTLDSLSGKNPLQTNLYLTQLKPFTGQKVNTDTLGCAITTKTFEVVGHKRGNLHWESSDSNVTLTSSSGNTAVFDFSGLAANTEHTTTIKVFAENLNGAVNYQYGDTLEWNVHQYVTPTIGAIVSSEDLHCPTNHARLTLSSYAHVDSFFWELPTDIVLLTDNNKEEIQVDLSNESFGTHRIVCHAFNGCGNEVTDTLNFDLYDPALAPTIATGSSEVCLGTSETYTATALNSTGKYRWELPASFHISSSDIEAASIDIDFSGALEGTYPIYASMITSCGLTPKDTMFVHVSNTPKINGLVQSRQLTCTDNIVSIQVDHLFASTFSWTIPTNVIVVSGNNTDLITLDMSDVTAASVNVSVEAGNACQGVALTEAITIVVPTIPTVSGIDVSEDIITVADTVTLTAQNAVGATSYAWNIPTGATVIGASDQEVIQFTVRDVNLGDHTVSVQASNTCGASAQTTATIRVENSPNALENELAKNVLAYPNPSNGKISLKGIPEMEINMVVRNIKGQVVKTYKGTPTDVNLKKLTNGQYFVDLYTNNKDYGIHKIIIKK; the protein is encoded by the coding sequence ATGAAAATAAATTACAATCATTTTAAAGCAAATCATACTAGATTAATTGTGCTAGTATTGTTAGTGCTCTGTGCTTTAACTGTAGAGGCACAACCTTATTTAATTAATACTAATACCCAAGGAGGTATTCAAAATTCTGGTGGTATTTCTATTTACAATTTATCGTCTCCGGCAAATACTTACCCAGAGTTCTATGACCATGGAATAGCACTAACTGGTGCGCCTGGTGAATATAGTGCACTAGTTGAAGCTTCAGACGGTTTTATTTATGGACATACTGAAGAAGGCGGAGAGTTTGGTCTTGGTATTTTTTATAGAATTGATCCTGCTACAGAAAAAATAGAACAATTATTTTCTTTTAATTACGGAGATCATCACCCTGTGTATAACATGGTAGAATATAATAATATTCTGTGGGGTATAGTAAGAAATAAAAGAAAACAAGAAGATATAGTATTTGCCGTAAAATTAAGCGAACCTACTATTCTTAATACATTAACAAACTTAAGAAGTATTAATCGTGTAAATCGAATGGGTGGAGGGTTCCATGTTGTTAATAATAAGTTGTATGCTACAATTTTTGATGGAATATCAGGTAGTAATATTGCAGAAGGAGGTATTCTAGAGCTTGACCCTAATAACGCAGGAGCTACAAGAGTTTTATGCACAAACCCTTACGGTTATTTATATGCATCTGGTGAGTTGTCTAGTAGAAACTATTTAGGCAGTGATAGACTAGTTGTAGGATGTTCTGGTTCCCCATTTGGACATGGAGGATTTTATGAGGTAGATGTTGCAACAGGAGTAACACGAGAAATTTCTGTAGTAAAAGATAAGAATTTTACTGGAGCTAAATTTTCTGGTGTTTATAGAAATTCTTCTGGAGTATTTCTTAGTAGATCATATGAAGGTGGAACAAGTGGACTTGGTACTTTAGTGAGCGTTGATCCTAGTTCTCAAACAGTGGCTAAAGAGTGGTCGTTTAGAGGAACGAATGGTCTACCTTCTGGAAGATTGGTTTCACATTCTAATTATATGATTGGTATGACGGAACCTGGGGATTTTAATGCAAATTCTGGAGGCGTAATTTATAAATTTGATCGAAATAGTAATTATACCGAACTATATCAATTTGATGGTGCAAAGTATTTTTATCCTTCTCAAAACTTTATTATTACGAGTGAAAATGGAGGTACTATTTGGGGAACAACTAGCTTAGGTGGAGCAAGTGAAGAGGGTGTAATTTTTAAATTTGATATTGCTACTCAAGTGATGAAGGTAATTACTAGCTTTGGATCTGACACAGGCTTTATACCCGAAACGAGAATTACAGAAGGTGAAGATGGAAAATTACTTTTTTCTAATAGAGATGGTGGGGTTGATAACAAAGGTACTATAGCTAATTTCAATCCTACTACTGGTGAAATAGGGCATCTTTTATCAACTAAAGATTTTTCATTAAGTGCAAAACAAGGTGTTTCAGGTGGACCTTTTAAAGCATCAAACGGAAAATATTATGCAATAGAAAGAACAAAAGCAACATCTTATGATATATTGAGAGATCAATACTTTTATAGAGACCGTTTAGTAACTTTCAATGATGAATTAGACTCTATGATTTTTATTAGTAGCCTTCTTAGAAACAGACTTTATGAAGTAACTGAAGAAGCTACTTACAATATTATAGGTAAGATAATAGAAATTGATGGTAAGTTAGTTTTTACATATACCAACAATATCTATACATATGATTTAGCAACGGGAGGTACTGCTTTAACAAGTTTAGTAGATCTATTTGATAAAAGAGATGTAGAAAGTAATGATATTGCTTGGGATTGGGGCTTTATGTTTTCTTCTGGTGTAACTAAAAAAGATGATGATACTTATTATTATACAACTCAAGGTTCTGGAGAAACACATAGTTCTACAGGTGGTACAATAATAAAGCTCGATGTTTCTCAAGATCCTTGGGTATTGACAAAGGAATATACTATTGATGAAATGTCTGGTGGAGACGCAAATAAAAAATCAGTAACAAATTTAAGAGCCCAATCTTCAGGTGGTATAGGTGTGAAAGGGGGTATGGTTATTTTGCCTGGTAATAATACAGATCCAGATACATTAGTGGGAGCTTTAGGTTATAATAGTCCAACAACTATGGGAGCTATCTTTGCTTATCCAATGGGTGATAATTCGAATGTAGTTAGTACTAGCCATTTAATTGCACAATTCCCTTCTGTTGGCTTTGATTATTTATCAAATACAAGTAGTAATGATAGTACAGGAGGTTGGTTTCCTGTTTCTGATTTAACGGTCTATAATAATAAAATATACGGTTTTACAACTGGGGGTAGTGTTGGCTTCTATAATAATGGTGTCTCAGATAGAGGACAAGAGTTTAAAACAGATGCATCTGCCGGTACGTTTTGGAGTATTGATAGAGCAAATGCAAATACTTTTGAGTTATTATTAACTCTTGATTCTTTATCAGGAAAAAATCCACTTCAAACTAATTTATATCTTACGCAATTAAAACCCTTTACAGGTCAGAAAGTAAATACAGATACGTTAGGTTGTGCTATTACAACAAAAACTTTTGAGGTAGTAGGTCATAAAAGAGGTAATTTACATTGGGAAAGTAGTGATAGTAACGTAACACTAACATCTTCAAGTGGAAATACTGCTGTGTTTGATTTTTCAGGTTTGGCAGCTAATACGGAACATACAACTACTATAAAGGTGTTTGCAGAAAACCTAAATGGGGCCGTTAATTATCAGTATGGAGATACATTAGAATGGAATGTTCATCAGTATGTAACTCCAACAATAGGTGCTATTGTGAGTAGTGAAGATTTACATTGCCCAACAAATCATGCAAGGTTAACATTATCAAGTTATGCTCATGTAGATTCTTTCTTTTGGGAGTTACCAACAGATATTGTTCTTTTAACGGACAATAATAAAGAAGAAATACAGGTTGATTTATCGAACGAATCATTCGGAACACATAGAATTGTGTGTCATGCTTTTAATGGATGTGGTAATGAAGTAACAGATACATTAAATTTTGATTTATATGATCCTGCTTTAGCGCCAACAATTGCAACGGGTTCTTCTGAAGTTTGTTTAGGTACTTCAGAAACATATACAGCGACAGCTCTTAATTCTACAGGAAAATATAGATGGGAATTACCTGCTTCTTTCCACATATCAAGTAGTGATATAGAAGCAGCTTCTATTGACATTGATTTTTCAGGAGCTTTAGAGGGAACTTATCCAATTTATGCTTCAATGATTACATCTTGTGGGTTAACTCCAAAAGATACAATGTTTGTACATGTTTCTAATACACCAAAAATTAATGGGTTAGTACAAAGTAGACAACTTACATGTACAGATAATATTGTATCTATACAAGTAGATCATTTATTTGCATCAACATTTAGTTGGACTATACCTACCAATGTAATTGTAGTGAGTGGAAATAACACAGACTTAATTACTTTAGATATGTCTGATGTAACAGCAGCAAGTGTGAATGTATCTGTTGAAGCAGGAAATGCTTGTCAAGGAGTTGCCCTAACAGAAGCAATTACGATTGTTGTACCTACTATACCAACTGTTTCAGGAATAGATGTATCGGAAGATATTATTACGGTTGCAGATACGGTTACATTGACAGCACAAAATGCAGTAGGAGCAACATCTTACGCTTGGAACATACCAACAGGTGCTACAGTGATTGGAGCATCAGATCAAGAAGTTATCCAATTTACTGTTAGAGATGTAAATTTAGGAGACCATACAGTTTCTGTACAAGCAAGTAATACTTGTGGTGCTTCTGCACAAACAACAGCTACAATAAGAGTTGAGAACTCTCCAAATGCATTAGAAAATGAATTGGCTAAAAATGTTCTTGCATATCCAAATCCATCAAATGGTAAGATTTCTTTAAAAGGTATACCTGAAATGGAAATCAATATGGTAGTTAGAAATATTAAAGGGCAAGTAGTGAAAACATACAAAGGAACACCTACAGATGTTAATCTTAAAAAGTTAACGAACGGCCAGTATTTTGTAGATCTTTACACAAATAATAAAGATTATGGTATTCATAAAATCATAATCAAAAAGTAG
- a CDS encoding T9SS type A sorting domain-containing protein: MKKILLLLLLIFITKITINAQTYTLVSSTSGYVYLGNKGNLSQWVDEDGNTLPSWTGGYNIRVREGKNVYIGQDSFSPAIVIDTLFVDGELRNTAYRTTMNVSTLIVSGNGNFKGNNHSGGRLYVNAQNIVLESGAKFAVPSVGSNSYSGLNWTGSIYVEDNVTLSTNGASNNLITLAQINALPGSNPKVVASSNLDGVNPNTNTIILNGPTAINSSLASQTLSIYTEGNDLVFTEPIGTNVTLFADLSTNLAPTTDITIIGNGSGTLNFAPTNNTISSLTMNAASGVTLGAPLAIVNSNYNQSALTLTNGTIKTTETNLLSLDQFSFVANAIYDWNGHASGGSNTSFIDGPISKVIHYSSALQAALSISGNNFFLMMPVGKGNKLREAGIGQPTANTPTTFRLEYFNTAHDHHRTIDPNAMVDAVSAFEYWNVDRITGTASSTVVLTFSDESGINTSAINDAHVMHFDGAKWESQGAQAYNTNGDDSGTLLSDPATSFSPFTLGGNMQDLPVELIYFNGTKNIDNSVELTWETGTEINNSHFEVEGSVDGREFNYIDDVDGNGNSNVAIEYNYTVSSNDAHGLKYFRLRQVDFDGAYEYSNIVSIATSIDKDIKLTVYPNPAKDRISTQFVLNTEDEIKTAVIFNSIGNTVKNIDLSNGISAIKNINLNGFNNGIYFIKISTASGAVQTKRFLVKN, from the coding sequence ATGAAAAAGATATTACTATTATTACTCCTAATTTTTATTACAAAGATTACTATTAACGCTCAAACTTACACGTTAGTAAGTTCTACATCAGGATATGTTTATTTAGGAAATAAAGGAAATTTAAGCCAGTGGGTTGACGAAGACGGAAATACATTACCTTCTTGGACAGGTGGTTACAACATTAGAGTAAGAGAAGGGAAAAATGTTTATATAGGACAAGATTCATTTTCACCTGCTATAGTTATTGATACATTATTTGTTGATGGTGAATTAAGAAACACTGCATATAGAACGACAATGAACGTAAGTACTTTAATTGTTTCTGGTAACGGAAATTTTAAAGGAAATAATCATTCAGGTGGTAGATTATATGTAAATGCACAAAATATTGTTTTAGAATCAGGGGCTAAGTTTGCAGTTCCTTCAGTAGGTTCAAATTCTTATAGTGGGCTTAACTGGACGGGTTCTATATATGTTGAAGACAATGTTACATTAAGTACTAATGGTGCTTCTAATAACTTAATTACTTTAGCTCAAATTAATGCTTTACCTGGTTCAAACCCTAAAGTTGTTGCTTCAAGTAATTTAGATGGTGTTAATCCAAATACAAATACAATTATCTTAAATGGTCCTACTGCTATTAATTCTTCATTAGCCAGTCAGACACTTAGTATTTATACAGAAGGAAACGATTTAGTATTTACAGAACCAATTGGTACTAATGTTACTTTATTTGCAGATTTATCAACAAATTTAGCTCCTACTACAGATATCACAATTATAGGTAATGGAAGTGGAACATTAAATTTCGCTCCAACAAATAATACAATTAGCTCTTTAACAATGAACGCTGCATCTGGTGTAACTTTAGGTGCTCCTTTAGCAATTGTAAACTCAAATTATAACCAATCGGCATTAACTTTAACAAATGGTACTATTAAAACTACAGAAACTAATTTATTAAGTTTAGATCAGTTTTCTTTTGTAGCAAATGCAATATATGATTGGAATGGACATGCATCAGGTGGTTCTAATACCTCTTTTATAGATGGTCCTATTTCTAAAGTAATTCATTACTCATCAGCATTACAAGCTGCTCTTAGTATTTCTGGTAATAACTTCTTCTTAATGATGCCAGTAGGAAAAGGTAATAAATTAAGAGAAGCAGGTATAGGGCAACCAACTGCAAATACACCTACAACATTTAGGTTAGAGTATTTTAATACAGCACATGATCACCATAGAACAATTGATCCAAATGCAATGGTTGATGCAGTAAGTGCTTTTGAATATTGGAATGTTGATAGAATTACTGGTACAGCTTCTTCTACTGTTGTTCTTACTTTCTCTGATGAAAGTGGTATTAATACTTCTGCTATTAATGATGCTCATGTAATGCACTTTGATGGTGCTAAATGGGAAAGCCAAGGTGCTCAAGCTTATAATACTAATGGCGATGACTCTGGTACTTTACTTTCTGACCCAGCAACTAGTTTTAGTCCATTTACTTTAGGTGGAAATATGCAAGATTTACCTGTAGAATTAATCTACTTTAACGGTACTAAAAATATTGACAATTCTGTTGAATTAACATGGGAAACAGGTACAGAAATTAACAATAGCCATTTTGAAGTTGAAGGTTCTGTAGATGGTCGTGAGTTTAACTATATAGATGATGTAGATGGAAATGGTAACTCAAATGTTGCTATAGAATATAACTACACTGTTTCTAGTAATGATGCACATGGGCTTAAGTATTTCAGATTAAGACAAGTTGATTTTGATGGAGCTTATGAGTATTCAAACATTGTAAGTATTGCTACATCAATTGATAAAGATATCAAGTTAACTGTTTACCCTAACCCAGCTAAAGATAGAATTTCAACTCAATTTGTATTAAATACTGAAGATGAAATAAAAACTGCAGTAATATTTAACTCAATTGGAAACACTGTAAAGAATATAGATTTAAGTAATGGTATATCAGCTATTAAAAATATCAACTTAAATGGTTTTAATAACGGAATCTATTTTATCAAGATTAGTACTGCTTCTGGTGCTGTTCAAACAAAAAGATTTCTTGTAAAAAACTAA
- a CDS encoding arylsulfatase, whose protein sequence is MKHILLTVTALIFGFSCTNTFAKKAPKKPNFLIMWGDDIGMYNLSTWNQGMMGYKTPNIDRIANEGIKFTDYYAEQSCTAGRSSFVTGQAGIRTGMTKVGLPGAEKGLTDDTPTIAELMKMQGYATGQFGKNHFGDRDVDLPTNHGFDEFFGNLYHLNAEEEPEQDDYPKDPEFKKKFGPRGVIHSYADGRVSDTGPLTKKRMETIDNEVMSAAKKFITNQVDSEVPFFVWFNTTRMHFRTHITEEEKGLSNGQGIYADAMVSHDEAIGDMLDFIEKLGIEENTFVMYSTDNGPHYNSWPDAAVTPFRGEKNTNWEGAYRVPCMVKYPGHIPAGQVSNDMVSHLDWLPTMLHYAGNDHVKQDLLKGGVKANNKEFKAHLDGYDLVDHIEGREPSPRHEFLYFNDDAQLTAVRMDDWKVVFMEQRAHQMAVWSEPFVPLRLPKIFNLRRDPYERADIDSNTYWDWYFDHVPYLYMAQDVVGTFMGTLMEYPPKQKAASFSVDQIIEMIMKQTEDTKASQN, encoded by the coding sequence ATGAAACATATTTTACTAACAGTAACCGCATTAATTTTCGGTTTTAGTTGTACAAACACATTTGCAAAAAAGGCTCCTAAAAAGCCAAATTTCTTAATTATGTGGGGTGATGATATTGGTATGTATAACCTTTCTACTTGGAACCAAGGTATGATGGGATACAAAACTCCAAACATTGACCGAATTGCTAATGAAGGAATCAAATTTACAGATTATTATGCAGAGCAATCTTGTACCGCTGGTCGTTCTTCTTTTGTTACTGGTCAAGCAGGTATTCGTACTGGTATGACTAAAGTAGGTCTTCCTGGAGCTGAAAAAGGCTTAACTGATGATACTCCTACTATTGCAGAACTAATGAAAATGCAAGGTTATGCTACTGGTCAATTTGGTAAAAATCACTTTGGTGATAGAGATGTAGATCTTCCTACAAACCATGGTTTTGATGAGTTCTTTGGTAACCTTTACCACTTAAACGCAGAAGAAGAGCCAGAACAAGATGATTATCCAAAAGATCCAGAATTCAAGAAAAAATTTGGTCCTAGAGGTGTAATTCACTCTTATGCAGATGGTCGTGTTTCTGATACAGGTCCTCTTACAAAAAAGAGAATGGAAACAATTGACAACGAAGTAATGTCAGCTGCTAAGAAATTTATTACTAACCAAGTAGATAGTGAAGTTCCTTTCTTTGTATGGTTTAATACTACACGTATGCACTTTAGAACGCATATTACAGAAGAGGAAAAAGGCTTATCAAACGGACAAGGTATTTATGCTGATGCAATGGTTTCACATGACGAAGCAATTGGCGACATGTTAGACTTTATAGAGAAATTAGGTATCGAAGAAAATACATTTGTAATGTATTCTACAGATAATGGTCCTCATTATAACTCTTGGCCAGATGCGGCTGTTACTCCATTTAGAGGAGAGAAAAACACAAACTGGGAAGGTGCTTACCGTGTACCTTGTATGGTAAAATATCCTGGTCATATTCCAGCAGGTCAAGTATCTAACGATATGGTTTCTCATTTAGATTGGTTACCTACAATGTTGCATTACGCTGGTAACGACCACGTAAAACAAGATTTATTAAAAGGTGGTGTTAAAGCAAATAACAAAGAGTTTAAAGCACATTTAGATGGTTATGATCTTGTAGATCACATAGAAGGTAGAGAGCCATCTCCTCGTCATGAATTCTTATATTTTAATGATGATGCACAGTTAACAGCAGTTCGTATGGACGATTGGAAAGTAGTATTTATGGAGCAAAGAGCACATCAAATGGCTGTATGGTCTGAGCCTTTCGTTCCTTTAAGATTACCAAAGATTTTCAACTTACGTCGTGATCCATACGAAAGAGCAGATATTGACTCGAACACTTATTGGGATTGGTATTTTGACCATGTTCCTTACTTATACATGGCACAAGATGTTGTCGGTACATTTATGGGTACATTAATGGAATATCCTCCAAAACAAAAAGCAGCTTCGTTCTCTGTAGATCAAATTATTGAAATGATCATGAAACAAACAGAAGACACTAAAGCTTCTCAGAACTAA